The following are encoded together in the Streptomyces sp. NBC_01717 genome:
- a CDS encoding IS5 family transposase: MSDAEWAVVRDAMPVPGWLEGRGGQPESYCHRQMVDAVRYLVAGGITWRAIPADFPVWDRVYAFFRRWRDKGLTAEFHDRLRERVRMVAGRDPEPTAGIIDAQSVKGAASVPAASRGFDGGKKVNGRKRHIVVDTLGLLLAVMVTAASVTDRDAGQTLLVRLRERHWRVTRVWADGGYTGRLVNFTRDALRVALTVVRRSDDTSGFRVLPKRWLVERTFAWLMHSRRLARDYETRTDTSEAVIRWSMSMVMSRRLARRAR; the protein is encoded by the coding sequence ATGAGCGATGCGGAGTGGGCGGTCGTACGCGACGCGATGCCCGTCCCCGGCTGGTTGGAGGGCCGCGGCGGCCAACCGGAGAGCTATTGCCACCGCCAAATGGTCGACGCGGTGCGCTACCTGGTCGCGGGCGGCATCACCTGGCGGGCCATTCCCGCGGACTTCCCCGTGTGGGACCGCGTCTATGCCTTCTTCCGGCGCTGGCGGGACAAGGGCCTGACCGCCGAGTTCCACGACCGGCTTCGCGAGCGGGTCCGCATGGTTGCAGGCCGGGACCCGGAGCCGACGGCGGGCATCATCGACGCGCAGTCGGTGAAGGGAGCCGCATCGGTGCCTGCCGCGAGCAGGGGTTTCGACGGCGGGAAGAAGGTCAATGGCCGCAAGCGGCACATCGTGGTGGACACCCTCGGACTGTTGCTGGCCGTGATGGTGACCGCGGCCTCGGTCACTGACCGGGACGCGGGGCAGACACTGCTGGTCCGACTGCGCGAGCGGCACTGGCGCGTCACGCGCGTGTGGGCCGACGGAGGCTATACCGGACGCCTGGTCAACTTCACCCGCGATGCCCTGCGCGTCGCGCTGACAGTGGTGCGACGCAGCGACGACACGAGCGGCTTCAGAGTGCTGCCGAAGAGGTGGCTGGTGGAGCGCACGTTCGCGTGGCTGATGCACTCACGTCGGCTGGCCCGCGACTACGAGACGCGCACCGACACCTCGGAGGCGGTGATCCGTTGGTCGATGAGCATGGTCATGAGCCGCCGGCTCGCGCGACGGGCACGCTGA
- a CDS encoding carbonic anhydrase translates to MKTFIDHARDFRTRIAERYEERERFARLAHGQAPQALFITCSDSRVIPSLITGAQPGELFELRTAGNAVPAYGDGQGRPASAEAATIEYAVCVLGVADIVVCGHSHCGAVGAKARGDDLAAVPAVREWLTEQLSDGLPADDGPDVAAAVQRHVRAQLARLRGYPCVAERIAAGQLGLHGWFYEVHTGLVLAHDPSVDAYLPL, encoded by the coding sequence ATGAAGACCTTCATCGACCACGCCCGCGACTTCCGAACCCGGATCGCCGAACGGTACGAGGAGCGCGAGCGGTTCGCGCGACTCGCGCACGGCCAGGCACCGCAGGCGCTGTTCATCACCTGCTCCGACTCCAGGGTCATCCCCTCCCTGATCACCGGCGCCCAGCCGGGCGAACTCTTCGAGCTGCGCACCGCAGGCAACGCTGTACCGGCATACGGCGACGGGCAGGGCCGCCCCGCCAGCGCCGAGGCCGCCACGATCGAATACGCGGTCTGCGTGCTCGGCGTCGCCGACATCGTCGTGTGCGGGCACTCGCACTGCGGCGCGGTCGGCGCCAAGGCGCGTGGCGACGACCTCGCCGCCGTCCCCGCCGTACGCGAGTGGCTGACCGAGCAACTGTCCGACGGACTCCCCGCCGACGACGGCCCGGACGTCGCGGCGGCCGTGCAGCGGCACGTACGGGCGCAACTGGCACGGCTGCGCGGCTATCCATGCGTGGCCGAGCGGATCGCGGCCGGGCAGCTGGGCCTGCACGGCTGGTTCTACGAGGTCCACACCGGGCTCGTGCTCGCGCACGACCCGTCCGTCGACGCCTACCTCCCCCTGTGA
- a CDS encoding cytochrome P450 — translation MLSTNKMPKAPQALPLVGHAWQFLKDPLGFLLSLPSYGSLVRIQLGPEPAIVVCDPELTRQVLVGDRTFDKGGAFFERGREIAGNGLATCPYGQHRRQRRLVQPAFQQGRMPVYADVMTAFIADMVEGWRDEQVLDVPAVMHQLSMKVTCATMFGAQLDASSQAEMLEDLHILLSGMFTRTLLPPFLDKVPTRGNLRHERARARLYETIGRIVKGRRRAGIDGDDVLSTLLASSDNADGSDGLSDAEIANQVVTFFLAGTETTANTLAWTLHHLALNPGIESRLQAETSAVLAGRCATFTDLPALELTGRVITETMRMRPLLWLLTRITTDDTELGGHRIPAGTTLIYSPYLIHHRSDAYPDPHRFDPDRWTDKETAKKPRGSLIPFGGGARKCIGDTFAIMEATLALASITARWRLEPVENSRVRPAVRATLVPRGLHMRCVAH, via the coding sequence ATGCTGAGCACAAACAAGATGCCGAAGGCCCCGCAGGCTCTCCCGCTGGTGGGACACGCTTGGCAGTTCCTCAAAGACCCCCTCGGTTTCCTCCTGTCCCTGCCCTCGTACGGCAGTCTGGTCCGCATACAACTCGGCCCCGAGCCTGCCATCGTGGTCTGCGACCCGGAGCTCACGCGTCAAGTCCTGGTCGGCGACCGCACATTCGATAAGGGTGGGGCCTTCTTCGAGCGCGGACGAGAAATCGCGGGCAACGGGCTCGCGACGTGCCCCTATGGCCAACATCGGCGGCAGCGGAGGCTGGTGCAACCTGCCTTTCAGCAAGGCCGGATGCCCGTATACGCAGATGTGATGACCGCCTTCATCGCGGACATGGTCGAGGGCTGGCGCGATGAGCAGGTCCTCGACGTGCCCGCGGTCATGCATCAACTCTCCATGAAGGTGACCTGCGCGACGATGTTCGGCGCACAGCTGGACGCGTCCAGCCAGGCGGAGATGCTTGAGGATCTGCACATTCTCTTGTCGGGGATGTTCACCCGGACACTCCTGCCGCCGTTCCTGGACAAAGTACCCACCCGTGGCAACCTCCGGCATGAACGGGCACGCGCGCGCCTATACGAGACGATTGGCCGGATAGTCAAGGGCCGCCGCCGTGCCGGAATAGACGGGGACGATGTCCTGTCGACGCTGCTGGCCTCGTCTGACAACGCCGACGGCTCGGACGGCCTGTCAGACGCTGAAATCGCCAACCAAGTCGTGACGTTCTTCCTCGCCGGCACCGAAACCACCGCGAACACCCTGGCCTGGACCTTGCACCATCTGGCGTTGAATCCGGGCATCGAGAGTCGGCTTCAGGCTGAGACGAGCGCTGTATTGGCAGGCCGCTGCGCAACCTTCACGGATCTCCCCGCGCTGGAGCTGACCGGACGCGTCATCACCGAGACGATGCGGATGCGCCCCCTGCTGTGGCTGCTCACCCGCATCACGACCGACGACACCGAACTGGGCGGACATCGAATCCCGGCCGGGACCACCCTCATCTACAGTCCTTACCTCATTCATCACCGGTCGGACGCATATCCCGACCCGCACCGATTCGACCCAGACCGCTGGACTGACAAGGAAACCGCCAAGAAACCCCGTGGAAGTCTCATTCCTTTCGGCGGCGGCGCCCGCAAATGCATCGGCGACACGTTCGCCATCATGGAGGCCACCTTGGCACTGGCCTCCATCACAGCGCGGTGGCGCCTGGAACCAGTTGAAAACTCCCGCGTCCGCCCTGCGGTCCGGGCCACTCTGGTCCCCCGGGGGCTCCACATGCGCTGCGTAGCCCACTGA
- a CDS encoding IS5 family transposase (programmed frameshift): protein MGSSGWGWIVPDGLWEITRPLLPPARVRPQGGGVANIDDEAVFAAIIYVLVSGCAWRALPPCFGASKSTVHRRFVIWSRAGVWGRLHQKVLQLLDEQGLVDLSRVVLDSAHVRAKKGGELAGPSPVDRGKPGSKMHVLSDAEGLPLRVGLSAANTHDSQALKPMLSHFHMGHEFHAAESKPQRLHADKAYDVPHLRKWLWGKRIGVRIARKGIESSERLGRRRWVIERTMSWLTGYHRLNHRYERYPRNYLAFLGLAAALCCYKRFLKLTM, encoded by the exons ATGGGGAGTAGTGGGTGGGGTTGGATCGTTCCGGACGGTTTGTGGGAGATCACGAGGCCGTTATTGCCGCCGGCTCGTGTGCGGCCGCAGGGTGGTGGGGTGGCAAACATCGATGATGAGGCGGTGTTCGCCGCGATCATCTACGTGCTGGTCAGCGGCTGCGCCTGGCGTGCGCTGCCGCCCTGTTTCGGGGCGTCTAAGTCGACGGTGCATCGTCGGTTCGTGATCTGGTCGCGGGCCGGAGTGTGGGGCCGGCTGCACCAGAAGGTGTTGCAACTCCTAGACGAACAAGGGTTGGTCGATCTCTCTCGCGTGGTCCTGGACTCCGCCCATGTGCGCGCTAAAAAAG GGGGCGAACTTGCAGGTCCGAGTCCCGTGGACCGGGGTAAGCCAGGTTCCAAGATGCACGTCCTGTCCGACGCGGAAGGACTGCCCCTACGCGTCGGGCTCTCCGCGGCCAACACCCACGACAGCCAGGCGCTGAAGCCGATGCTGTCCCACTTCCACATGGGACACGAATTCCACGCAGCCGAATCCAAGCCCCAACGTCTCCACGCGGACAAGGCGTACGACGTCCCTCACCTGCGAAAATGGCTATGGGGCAAGCGCATCGGAGTCCGGATTGCCCGCAAGGGTATTGAGTCCAGCGAACGATTAGGACGCCGGCGATGGGTCATCGAGCGGACCATGTCCTGGCTAACCGGCTACCACAGACTCAACCACCGCTACGAACGCTATCCCCGCAACTACCTGGCCTTTCTCGGCCTCGCCGCCGCCCTCTGCTGCTACAAACGCTTCCTCAAACTCACCATGTAG
- a CDS encoding YaaC family protein yields the protein MQVFYGLTQAGRAIAAAAVTLKGQDWNLASHGIKATGFHLPFPDIEIRTDQPGTQDSFVKVSEVLDSPVWQRDPVRSEDVWASCPRTTATPSPPEIGSLRCTRTK from the coding sequence ATGCAGGTCTTCTACGGCCTCACCCAGGCCGGCCGCGCCATTGCGGCCGCCGCGGTGACCCTCAAGGGCCAAGACTGGAACCTCGCCTCCCACGGTATCAAGGCCACAGGGTTCCACCTGCCCTTCCCCGACATCGAGATCCGCACCGACCAGCCCGGCACCCAGGACAGTTTCGTGAAGGTCAGCGAAGTCCTCGACTCCCCGGTGTGGCAGAGGGACCCGGTGCGCTCGGAGGACGTGTGGGCCTCTTGCCCCCGAACCACCGCTACCCCCTCACCGCCAGAGATCGGCTCACTCCGCTGTACGCGGACGAAATGA
- a CDS encoding DUF6233 domain-containing protein, translating to MVHHLPHRPGHPGATLVHVIGCAPGGQRLNREQALTGLGQPRTTACKECDAAGSLASGDEPRLLEAARGQPVPIAPVLPR from the coding sequence ATGGTTCACCATCTGCCACATCGACCTGGCCATCCAGGCGCCACGCTCGTCCACGTCATCGGCTGCGCACCCGGCGGACAGAGGCTGAACCGGGAACAGGCCCTCACCGGGCTTGGCCAGCCTCGCACAACAGCATGCAAAGAATGCGACGCAGCGGGGTCCCTGGCTAGTGGAGACGAGCCCCGTCTCCTTGAGGCGGCACGAGGCCAACCCGTACCGATCGCGCCTGTCCTGCCTCGATGA
- a CDS encoding tetratricopeptide repeat protein, with protein sequence MVKIRRRLAVADAARYEGGLATALSNLGVYLFVLGQHDEALELTQEAVEAHRRVAQRDDRYRENLASALNNFGNRLAAVGRLDEALIAADEAVALRRELFAADPVRYVGELASALNNLAVRCKELGRHEDAVIHGREAVTLKRERVNTRSDLQTRDAELAELAAALNNLGEALAASKLGDLARETTAEAVDIFRALSEAYPGRYISDLATALSNLANRAWEDERATEAAEAAAGAVDLYQALIQAGNPGVLGDLSTALNNLSVYQAAAGHQAEAMQASRAAVTYLRHLVEANSDRFSGDLGIALNNLATRLAVDRRPHEALSHAEEAVRCLRPLHIAFPERYRSDLLDCLTNLANRLSDLGNEAEAEHYRSEANRMRRHHT encoded by the coding sequence GTGGTGAAGATCCGTCGGCGTCTGGCCGTGGCAGATGCAGCACGCTATGAGGGTGGGCTGGCAACCGCGCTCAGTAATCTCGGGGTGTATCTGTTCGTGCTGGGCCAGCATGATGAAGCACTGGAGCTGACGCAGGAGGCCGTTGAAGCCCATCGCCGGGTCGCGCAGCGCGATGACCGTTATCGGGAGAACCTGGCGTCAGCCCTGAATAATTTCGGAAACCGCCTGGCCGCGGTAGGTCGCTTGGACGAAGCATTGATCGCCGCGGACGAGGCTGTTGCGCTCCGCCGAGAACTGTTCGCGGCAGATCCTGTCCGGTACGTGGGAGAGCTCGCTTCAGCGTTGAACAACCTTGCAGTGCGCTGCAAGGAACTCGGTCGGCACGAGGATGCCGTGATACACGGCCGAGAGGCAGTCACCTTGAAGCGGGAGCGGGTGAATACCCGATCGGATCTGCAAACGCGTGATGCCGAGTTGGCGGAGCTGGCCGCGGCCTTGAACAATCTCGGGGAGGCTCTGGCGGCCTCCAAGCTCGGTGATTTGGCACGTGAGACGACAGCCGAAGCCGTCGATATTTTCCGTGCTCTGTCCGAGGCATACCCGGGGCGGTATATATCCGATCTGGCTACAGCCCTGAGCAACCTTGCGAACCGCGCGTGGGAGGATGAACGCGCCACCGAAGCTGCAGAGGCTGCCGCAGGAGCTGTGGATCTGTACCAAGCCCTCATCCAGGCTGGTAACCCAGGTGTGCTCGGCGACCTGTCAACCGCCTTGAACAACCTGAGTGTCTATCAGGCGGCAGCTGGTCATCAGGCAGAAGCCATGCAAGCGTCCAGGGCGGCCGTGACGTACCTCAGGCACCTTGTTGAGGCCAACTCTGACCGCTTCAGCGGCGATCTGGGAATCGCCCTGAACAACCTCGCCACGCGACTTGCCGTGGACCGCCGCCCTCACGAGGCACTCTCCCACGCAGAAGAAGCCGTCCGCTGCCTGCGCCCACTCCACATAGCCTTTCCCGAACGCTACCGCTCGGACCTCCTCGACTGCCTCACCAATCTTGCCAACCGGCTCAGCGACCTGGGCAACGAGGCGGAGGCGGAACACTATCGCTCTGAAGCCAACCGCATGCGCAGACACCACACGTAA
- a CDS encoding terpene synthase family protein produces MASLAELMDPGSRVHISAIPFPGQARIHPSHAVVTDADHTWLRDSVPFASQESRDAFIQEKIPRWSCWCYPTAASARMGHISRLYTLLFALDDRAAHDWGTYRGFMQMLDGTGDDASPYSSAYNGVWAALTDAMPSGVRTRHARTQRRWAEALAMENALRATGYPIHPDVCFPLRRLSTGGETIMVPIEFGLGIDLTILMERDGDLAGLWRIAGTHVVLVNDLLSARKEMASGDCMNLMFSLMLHDDLSAQAAADVMLDRIKVADDDYRRACRVLRARYRHHPLGNAVHRYLEGVGYMMAGNVAWHYESSRYHGPGHLWDGRWPTELVLYPDRTIFENGSQ; encoded by the coding sequence ATGGCCTCTCTGGCCGAGCTGATGGATCCCGGGTCGCGCGTTCACATCTCTGCAATCCCATTTCCGGGGCAGGCGAGAATCCACCCGAGTCATGCCGTCGTGACTGATGCTGACCACACGTGGCTGCGGGATTCAGTTCCCTTCGCCAGCCAGGAGAGCAGAGATGCATTCATCCAGGAGAAGATCCCGCGCTGGTCGTGCTGGTGCTACCCCACTGCCGCGAGCGCACGCATGGGGCATATCAGCCGCCTATACACTTTGTTGTTCGCTCTCGATGACCGAGCTGCCCACGATTGGGGCACCTACCGTGGCTTCATGCAAATGCTCGACGGCACAGGTGACGACGCCAGCCCTTACTCCAGCGCCTATAATGGCGTTTGGGCAGCTCTGACAGATGCAATGCCCTCGGGTGTTCGCACCCGGCACGCTCGCACGCAGCGACGCTGGGCCGAGGCTCTGGCAATGGAGAACGCCCTGCGGGCTACCGGATATCCCATCCATCCAGACGTCTGTTTTCCTCTGCGCCGTCTTTCTACCGGCGGCGAGACGATCATGGTTCCCATCGAATTTGGTCTGGGCATCGATCTGACCATCCTAATGGAACGCGATGGTGATCTGGCAGGTCTGTGGCGCATTGCTGGGACGCACGTCGTGCTGGTTAACGACTTGTTGTCAGCGCGTAAGGAAATGGCATCCGGTGACTGCATGAACCTGATGTTTTCCCTGATGCTCCATGATGACCTATCTGCGCAGGCAGCCGCCGATGTGATGCTGGATCGGATCAAGGTGGCCGACGACGACTACCGTCGCGCATGCCGAGTGTTGCGGGCGCGCTACCGGCACCATCCGTTGGGCAACGCTGTGCACCGGTATCTCGAAGGGGTGGGTTACATGATGGCTGGCAATGTCGCATGGCATTACGAATCCTCCCGCTATCACGGGCCCGGCCACCTTTGGGACGGTCGCTGGCCCACCGAGTTGGTGCTGTACCCAGACAGGACCATATTCGAGAACGGAAGCCAGTGA
- a CDS encoding SulP family inorganic anion transporter — MRPLHQAGRLRADFTASLVVFLVALPLCVGVAVASGVPAELGLITGIVGGLVTGSLPGSSLQVSGPAAGLTVLVYEAVHEFGLPALGVLVLAAGVLQLAMGALRLGRWFRAISVAVVQGMLAGIGLVLIAGQVYALADAKAPASGSAKIAGMPGLVTATAGSGTALTALAIGGGTVAVLVLWPRIPGAARLLPGPLAAVALATGAAVLFGLPVARVEVKGLLEAVQAPGGPPFAQLASLPVIGTVLAFTLIASAESLFSAAAVDRLHDGPRTDYDKELMAQGAGNAVCGALGALPMTAVIVRSAANVQAGAHTKWSRVLHGMWLLLFAALLPGALGVIPVATLAGVLVHAGWKLVPVKDLVTLWREHRGEAVVLVVTAVAIVAANMFEGVLIGLLMAVIKTAWETSHTHVEIDDKDGGPIVVHILGNATFLRLPKLLDQLESLPRDRAMELDLRRLRHLDQACGMALVGWAERHNAEGVTPVRVQRMPA; from the coding sequence ATGCGACCTCTCCATCAAGCGGGCCGGCTGCGCGCGGACTTCACGGCCTCCCTCGTGGTCTTCCTGGTCGCCCTGCCGTTGTGCGTAGGTGTGGCCGTCGCCTCCGGCGTGCCGGCCGAGCTGGGGCTGATCACCGGCATCGTCGGCGGTCTGGTGACCGGATCCTTACCGGGCAGCAGCCTGCAGGTGTCCGGCCCGGCGGCCGGGCTGACGGTTCTGGTCTACGAGGCGGTCCACGAGTTCGGGCTCCCGGCGCTCGGCGTGCTGGTACTGGCCGCGGGCGTGCTACAGCTGGCCATGGGCGCGCTGCGGCTCGGCCGCTGGTTCCGGGCGATCTCCGTGGCCGTCGTGCAGGGCATGCTCGCAGGCATCGGACTCGTACTGATCGCCGGGCAGGTGTACGCACTGGCCGACGCCAAGGCGCCCGCCAGCGGCTCGGCCAAGATCGCCGGAATGCCGGGTCTGGTCACCGCCACCGCCGGGTCGGGGACCGCCCTGACCGCGCTCGCCATCGGCGGCGGGACAGTCGCCGTGCTCGTGCTCTGGCCAAGGATTCCCGGCGCCGCCCGGCTGCTGCCGGGCCCTCTGGCGGCGGTCGCGCTGGCCACCGGGGCGGCCGTCCTGTTCGGCCTGCCAGTCGCCCGTGTCGAGGTCAAGGGCCTGCTGGAGGCCGTACAGGCGCCGGGCGGCCCGCCGTTCGCGCAGCTGGCGAGTCTGCCGGTGATCGGCACGGTGCTGGCCTTCACGCTGATCGCCTCCGCCGAGAGCCTGTTCAGTGCGGCCGCAGTTGACCGGCTGCACGACGGGCCACGTACGGACTACGACAAGGAGCTGATGGCCCAGGGCGCGGGCAACGCCGTCTGCGGGGCGCTCGGGGCCCTACCGATGACCGCAGTGATCGTGCGGAGCGCCGCCAACGTCCAGGCCGGGGCCCACACGAAGTGGTCGCGGGTGCTGCACGGCATGTGGCTGCTGCTATTCGCTGCGCTGCTGCCTGGCGCGCTCGGGGTAATCCCGGTAGCGACGCTGGCAGGGGTGCTGGTGCACGCGGGGTGGAAGCTCGTCCCGGTCAAGGATCTGGTGACGCTATGGCGCGAGCACCGGGGCGAGGCGGTCGTCCTCGTGGTGACGGCGGTGGCGATCGTGGCCGCCAACATGTTCGAGGGCGTGCTGATCGGTCTGCTGATGGCAGTGATCAAGACAGCGTGGGAAACCTCGCACACGCATGTCGAGATCGACGACAAGGACGGAGGCCCCATCGTCGTGCACATCCTCGGCAACGCCACCTTCCTGCGGCTGCCGAAGTTGCTGGACCAGCTGGAGTCGCTGCCGCGCGACCGCGCCATGGAGCTGGACCTGCGGCGCTTGCGGCATCTGGACCAGGCCTGCGGCATGGCACTTGTCGGCTGGGCCGAGCGGCACAACGCGGAGGGAGTGACGCCGGTGAGAGTACAGCGAATGCCAGCCTGA
- a CDS encoding GNAT family N-acetyltransferase, which produces MHVFLETEQLVLRPFTDTDADDLFALDNDPDVMRFINGGRPTSREAIHTQTLPRLLHDYPCFGTRGYWAAEEKATWTFLGWFEFRPLDDHNPVVVELGYRLNKAAWGKGYATQGSRALISKGFTDLGVERVTANTMAVNTRSRRVMEKAGLSCLRHFTGDWPEAIAGSEHGEVEYDLVRANWEQRR; this is translated from the coding sequence ATGCATGTCTTCCTGGAAACCGAACAGCTCGTGCTGCGCCCATTCACCGACACCGACGCTGACGACCTGTTCGCACTGGACAACGATCCCGACGTCATGCGCTTCATCAACGGCGGCCGGCCAACAAGCCGCGAGGCGATCCATACGCAGACCCTGCCACGGCTCCTCCACGACTATCCGTGCTTCGGTACCCGTGGCTACTGGGCCGCGGAGGAAAAGGCCACCTGGACCTTCCTGGGCTGGTTCGAGTTCCGCCCCCTTGACGACCACAACCCCGTCGTGGTCGAGCTCGGCTACCGGCTGAACAAGGCCGCCTGGGGCAAGGGCTACGCCACGCAGGGATCTCGGGCCCTGATCAGCAAAGGGTTCACCGACCTCGGCGTAGAGCGGGTCACCGCCAACACCATGGCGGTCAATACGCGATCCCGGCGTGTGATGGAGAAGGCGGGCCTGTCATGCCTCCGGCACTTCACCGGGGACTGGCCGGAGGCAATCGCAGGATCCGAGCATGGCGAGGTCGAGTACGACCTCGTTCGGGCCAACTGGGAGCAGCGTCGGTAA
- a CDS encoding IS4 family transposase, which yields MAASASDLSGLGLLTWVYPPGLVDRVVAACGRSEQRRRLLPARLVVYFVLGLALFSPAPYLEVMRHLVAGLRGLGLLGKWHVPAKSSLFRARQRLGFEPLQVLFAATAKPMANESTPGAFWRGLRLLAVDGTCWDVADTEANQAAFGRPGNGRGTRRSAFVQVRMAALVEVGSHAVLDAELAGCRTGEVTLVGRLPRSCGAGQLVLADRGFLGVPLWRAFTATGADLLWRVPANRVLPVRKLLRDGSWLSDIHAGTDPAKRDPVQVRVLAYQLKDTGSAAGPDGYRLVTTLLDPRRYPARQLAALYRERWEIESVFAEIKTCQRGAKVVLSSKTPDGVLQQIWAHLLVHHALRELMLRTAATRQLDPDRISFTETLRSARRSVTVTPGGFSP from the coding sequence GTGGCTGCGAGTGCGTCTGACTTATCGGGTCTTGGTCTGTTGACCTGGGTGTATCCGCCGGGGTTGGTGGACCGGGTGGTGGCGGCGTGCGGACGTTCAGAGCAACGTAGGCGACTGCTTCCTGCGCGGTTGGTCGTGTACTTCGTATTAGGGCTGGCACTGTTCTCGCCTGCTCCCTATCTCGAGGTCATGCGGCATCTGGTCGCGGGTCTGCGGGGGCTGGGACTGCTGGGTAAATGGCACGTTCCGGCGAAGTCTTCGCTGTTCAGAGCCCGGCAACGGCTCGGCTTCGAACCGCTCCAGGTGCTGTTCGCGGCGACTGCAAAGCCGATGGCCAACGAGTCGACGCCTGGCGCATTCTGGCGGGGCCTGCGGCTGCTGGCCGTCGACGGGACCTGCTGGGACGTAGCCGATACCGAAGCCAACCAGGCCGCCTTCGGCCGTCCCGGCAACGGCCGCGGAACCAGGCGCAGTGCATTTGTCCAGGTGCGGATGGCGGCCCTGGTGGAAGTAGGCAGCCATGCGGTGCTGGACGCGGAACTCGCCGGCTGCCGGACCGGTGAAGTCACCCTCGTCGGCCGCCTGCCCCGGTCCTGCGGCGCAGGCCAGCTGGTCCTGGCCGACCGCGGGTTCCTCGGCGTCCCGCTGTGGCGAGCCTTCACCGCCACCGGGGCTGACCTGCTGTGGCGGGTGCCGGCCAACCGCGTCCTGCCCGTCCGCAAGCTGCTTCGTGACGGATCATGGCTCTCCGACATCCACGCCGGCACCGACCCTGCGAAACGAGACCCGGTGCAGGTCCGCGTCCTTGCCTACCAACTCAAAGACACCGGCAGCGCCGCTGGACCAGACGGCTACCGCCTGGTCACCACTCTTCTGGACCCCCGCCGCTATCCAGCCAGGCAGCTGGCCGCGCTCTACCGTGAGCGCTGGGAAATCGAATCTGTCTTCGCCGAGATCAAGACCTGCCAGCGCGGCGCGAAGGTGGTCCTCAGCAGCAAGACACCCGACGGTGTCCTCCAACAGATCTGGGCTCACCTCCTGGTCCACCACGCGCTGCGGGAACTGATGCTGAGAACCGCAGCCACACGCCAACTCGACCCTGACCGCATCTCTTTCACCGAGACCCTGCGCTCCGCCCGGCGCAGTGTGACTGTCACCCCGGGCGGTTTTTCCCCCTGA